From the Psilocybe cubensis strain MGC-MH-2018 chromosome 9, whole genome shotgun sequence genome, one window contains:
- a CDS encoding Nucleoporin SEH1 codes for MIQTGLIQNVHGDLVTDACYDFYGLRLATCSLDQRIKVWQLDENNTWNVEDDWKAHDAAVSKLSWAHPEFGSIIASASFDRTVKIWEQSTAQADAQQSNNVNGSAQIHVPITSRWIERAVLSDAKGTVRAVEFVPHHFGLKLATISTDNMLRIYECVEQPSLVSWQLTEELDVLSIAAGPSPGYLSRAHTMALATPTQTSATLEGASATLVAQALQQSQNAAAGTPNSQARAGLGNREADGGWCLSWCKDKYWGEVIAAGCGTTGVIKIIQINARRSSTLLTLSSSPTTDASTSSSTHVGTTDPTDSRTSSSSASTYAITSVAWAPSCGRSYHLVATGGRDGHVRIWKVKPGSEDIDTENVAMGMSTGESESDDSKWTAVAVADFDQHKSAVGRVEWNITGTILSSAGNDGRIRLWKATSGNVWRPAGSVGVEQTEEPTQPNSKDVDMDA; via the exons ATGATACAGACAGGCCTCATCCAGAATGTCCATGGCGATCTCGTTACTGACGCGTGCTACGACTTTTACGGCCTCCGTCTAGCCACATGTAGTTTGGACCAACG CATAAAAGTCTGGCAGCTCGATGAGAACAACACATGGAACGTGGAAGACGACTGGAAA GCTCATGACGCCGCTGTTTCGAAACTCAGCTGGGCACATCCAGAGTTTGGCTCTATCATCGCCTCTGCCTCGTTCGACCGCACCGTGAAAATATGGGAGCAGTCCACCGCACAAGCCGACGCGCAGCAGTCTAACAACGTCAACGGCTCCGCGCAGATCCACGTCCCCATAACCTCACGCTGGATAGAGCGCGCTGTGCTCTCAGACGCCAAAGGCACCGTCCGCGCCGTCGAATTCGTGCCTCACCACTTTGGACTGAAACTC GCTACAATATCCACAGACAACATGCTCCGTATCTACGAATGCGTCGAGCAGCCCTCGCTCGTCTCATGGCAACTTACCGAGGAACTGGATGTATTGAGTATAGCAGCCGGGCCTTCTCCTGGATACCTCTCGCGCGCACATACAATGGCGCTAGCAACCCCCACCCAAACAAGCGCCACCCTGGAAGGTGCCTCCGCAACCCTTGTCGCCCAAGCCCTTCAGCAGTCACAAAACGCCGCCGCGGGGACTCCCAACTCGCAGGCCAGGGCAGGCCTTGGCAACCGTGAAGCCGACGGCGGTTGGTGTCTCTCGTGGTGTAAAGACAAATACTGGGGCGAAGTGATCGCCGCAGGGTGCGGTACGACAGGCGTCATCAAA ATCATCCAAATCAACGCACGTAGATCCTCTACCCTCCtcaccctctcctcctctcctaCCACCGAcgcctccacctcttcaTCCACACACGTAGGCACAACGGATCCTACAGACTCGCGTACCTCCTCCAGCTCTGCAAGCACATACGCTATAACCTCAGTCGCCTGGGCACCCTCCTGCGGCCGCTCATACCACCTCGTCGCAACCGGCGGCCGCGACGGCCACGTCAGAATCTGGAAGGTCAAACCAGGCTCGGAGGACATCGATACTGAAAATGTGGCCATGGGTATGAGCACGggcgagagcgagagcgacgATTCGAAATGGACGGCTGTTGCTGTGGCGGATTTCGATCAGCACAA ATCAGCCGTGGGCAGAGTAGAATGGAATATAACCGG AACTATCCTATCTTCCGCTGGAAACGACGGCCGCATCCGCCTATGGAAAGCAACATCTGGCAACGTGTGGAGACCAGCCGGCAGTGTAGGCGTAGAACAGACCGAAGAGCCAACACAGCCGAACAGCAAGGATGTCGATATGGATGCGTGA
- a CDS encoding Phosphatidylinositol N-acetylglucosaminyltransferase gpi3 subunit, with protein sequence MLSANLIRRGHKVIVITHSHAPDRVGIRWLLPSLKVYYIPHLPIASSATLPNFFTSLPYLRTILLREHIHLIHAHASLSSIGHEGILHSHLMGIRTVFTDHSLFGFDDAASILTNKLMVGTLKNVDAVICVSHTGRENTVLRGQLFERNPEDPEVLQLRKSVYVIPNSIVAQQFQPSIQKRNETTTIVVLSRLAYRKGVDLFVATAPKICQLFPNVNFVVGGDGPKLIDILQMREKHRLQDRIELLGPVRHKDVLSVLSRGSIFMNTSLTESFGIAILEAACAGLYVVSTKVGGVPEILPEDMISFATPEEDDVIRAISEAIEIIQNGRHDPIQAHERIKQFYNWEDVAERTEKVYDTVLKTPQIDLMERIHRTMDIGPFAGLIYTIILLVDCIFFLILEWWMPRDDIHYVHHHWDQNVFRQLVVDAQDERTTD encoded by the exons ATGCTCAGCGCGAACCTCATTCGTAGAGGACACAAA GTCATTGTCATAACACATAGCCATGCACCAGATCGTGTTGGAATCCGCTGGCTTCTTCCGTCTCTGAAAGTGTACTACATCCCACACCTCCCTATTGCGTCGTCCGCCACGTTGCCCAACTTCTTCACCTCGCTTCCATATCTCCGCACAATTCTCCTACGTGAACATATCCATCTCATTCATGCACATGCCAGTCTTTCTTCCATCGGACACGAAGGTATCCTTCATTCGCATCTCATGGGTATACGGACAGTCTTCACAGACCACAGTCTGTTCGGGTTTGATGACGCGGCGAGCATATTAACCAATAAGCTCATGGTTGGAACTTTGAAAAACGTGGATGCTGTTATATGCGTGTCTCATACTGG ACGCGAGAACACGGTTCTGCGGGGACAGTTATTTGAAAGGAATCCAGAAGACCCGGAGGTCCTTCAGCTGCGGAAAAGTGTCTACGTTATCCCCAACTCCATAGTGGCCCAACAGTTCCAACCATCCATCCAGAAACGCAATGAAACCA CTACTATCGTTGTCTTGTCGCGACTCGCCTACCGCAAAGGGGTCGATCTATTCGTAGCCACAGCGCCCAAGATTTGCCAACTCTTCCCCAATGTCAattttgttgttg GTGGTGATGGTCCCAAGCTCATTGATATCCTTCAAATGCGGGAGAAACATCGACTCCAGGACAGAATTGAGCTTTTAGGTCCTGTGCGACACAAAGATGTTCTATCT GTTCTTTCTAGGGGTTCAATCTTCATGAATACGTCCCTGACCGAATCATTTGGCATTGCCATTTTGGAGGCTGCTTGTGCCGGACTTTACGTCGTCTCCACTAAAGTAGGAGGAGTTCCGGAAATATTACCCGAAGATATGATTAGTTTTGCAACGCCGGAAGAAGACG ATGTGATAAGAGCAATCTCGGAGGCCATCGAGATCATTCAGAATGGACGCCACGACCCAATACAGGCACATGAACGCATCAAACAATTTTATAACTGGGAAGACGTAGCTGAACGCACGGAAAAGGTTTACGACACCGTTTTGAAAACTCCGCAGATAGATTTGATGGAACGCATTCATAG AACTATGGATATTGGCCCATTCGCCGGCTTGATATACACAATTATTTTACTTGTTGACTGCATTTTTTTCTTAATTCTGGAATGGTGGATGCCACGAGATGATATTCATTATGTACATCATCATTGGGACCAAAACGTATTTAGACAG CTTGTTGTTGACGCTCAAGATGAACGGACCACTGACTAG
- a CDS encoding NADP-specific glutamate dehydrogenase, which produces MVLPVEPEFEQALDELTTSLQPFLDANPQYKKALEIVQVPERVLNFRVVWEDDNGVPQVNRGFRVQYNSALGPYKGGLRLHPSVNLSILKFLGFEQTFKNALTGLSMGGGKGGSDFDPKGKSDNEIRRFCYAFMGELFRHIGADTDVPAGDIGTGAREIGFLFGAYKRLRNEFTGMLTGKGLTWGGSFIRPEATGYGLIYYVEHMIAKACPEYSLDKPSTLVAISGSGNVSQFTALKVIELGATVLSLSDSKGSLISEKGYTKEFIQRIAELKLKGGSLETLANEEGYTYHAGARPWTLLPTVHIALPGATQNEVSGEEAEALVKAGVRIVAEGSNMGCTTEAIDIFEASRRSGPGGVWYAPGKASNCGGVAVSGLEMAQNSQRLAWSTEEVDAKLKNIMAECFGICLSAGSKWSGEELADGVLPSLLSGANVAGFIKVADAMKAQGDWW; this is translated from the exons ATGGTCCTCCCAGTTGAACCCGAATTCGAGCAG GCGTTGGACGAGCTCACCACCAGCTTGCAACCTTTCTTGGATGCCAACCCCCAGTACAAGAAGGCTCTTGAGATCGTCCAGGTCCCCGAGCGAGTTCTCAACTTCCGTGTTGTTTGGGAAGACGACAATGGTGTCCCCCAGGTCAACCGTGGCTTCCGTGTCCAG TACAACTCTGCACTCGGACCCTACAAAGGCGGTCTCCGCCTTCACCCTTCCGTAAACTTGTCTATTCTCAAGTTCCTCGGGTTCGAACAGACCTTCAAGAATGCCCTCACTGGTCTCAGCatgggaggaggaaagggtGGATCTGACTTCGACCCCAAGGGCAAGTCTGACAACGAGATCAGACGCTTCTGCTACGCCTTCATGGGTGAACTCTTCCGTCACATTGGTGCAGACACAGATGTCCCTG cTGGAGACATTGGAACCGGTGCCCGCGAAATCGGGTTCCTCTTCGGTGCCTACAAGAGGCTCAGGAACGAATTTACTGGTATGCTTACCGGCAAGGGTTTGACCTGGGGAGGAAGCTTCATTCGTCCTGAGGCCACTGGCTACGGTTTGATTTACTACGTCGAGCAC ATGATTGCCAAGGCTTGCCCAGAATACAGCCTCGACAAGCCCTCTACTCTCGTCGCCATCTCTGGGTCAGGAAATGTATCCCAGTTCACTGCCCTGAAGGTCATCGAGCTTGGCGCCACCGTTCTTTCGCTCTCCGATTCCAAGGGATCCCTCATCTCCGAGAAGGGATACACCAAGGAATTCATCCAACGCATTGCCGAGCTCAAATTGAAGGGCGGAAGCCTCGAGACCTTGGCCAACGAAGAGGGTTACACTTACCACGCTG GTGCCCGCCCCTGGACTCTCCTCCCCACCGTCCACATCGCCCTCCCAGGCGCCACGCAGAACGAAGTCTCTGGCGAAGAAGCCGAGGCCCTCGTCAAGGCTGGCGTCCGCATCGTCGCTGAAGGCTCTAATATGGGCTGCACAACCGAGGCCATCGACATCTTCGAAGCCTCCCGCAGGTCCGGCCCCGGTGGTGTCTGGTACGCTCCTGGAA AGGCTTCCAACTGCGGTGGTGTTGCCGTTTCTGGTCTCGAGATGGCTCAGAACAGCCAGCGCCTTGCATGGTCTACCGAGGAGGTTGACGCTAAGTTGAAGAACATCATGGCTGAGTGCTTCGGC ATTTGCTTGAGCGCCGGATCCAAGTGGTCAGGTGAAGAACTCGCCGACGGTGTTCTCCCCAGCTTGCTCTCTGGAGCTAACGTCGCTGGCTTCATCAAAGTTGCCGATGCGATGAAGGCACAGGGAGACTGGTGGTAA